DNA from Gemmatimonadota bacterium:
CTCCCAGCTCGATAAGCTTCCGGGCGGCGGGAGCCCGTTCGTGCCGAGGACCGAAAATTACCGGACACCCGGCGGCCGCCGGCTCGATAACCGAGTGCAGGCCTCGCCTGCCGAACCCGCCGCCGACGAACGCGAGACCGGGGCCGTCGGCGTCTGCCGCGAGTCCGTAAAGGGCGGCCAGGGCTCCCACCCGCTCGACAAGCACCGTGCCGATCTGGTCCGGCGGCGCTTCGAGGCGGTCGAACGACGAACGTCCGAACTCGATCTCCGCAAAGGTCGTCCACGTCCGTCGATCCCCGAGTCGCCTCGTGATGCCGTGCAGACGAGACTCGCTCGGCTCGTGAGGAGCCAGGACAAGCAAGAGCTCCGGCACCGAGCGTCGCACTTCCCTGATCGCCGGAAGCAGAACCTTCTCGTCTGCGGGCCAGGTGGAGCCGGCCACCAGGACAGGCCGATCCGGTAGGGCGGTCAGACGGGTCCCGGCGCCCGAGCGCACGCGACCAACGGCGGCCTCCGTCCCGGGATCGCCGGTGACTCTCACCTCGGCGGTCACTCCCAGAGCCCGCAGGCGACGAGCGCTGACCTCGTCCACCGCGCAGCAGAGCGAAAGTCCGCCCCAGGCCGGGCCGAGGAGTCTGCGCGCGAGAAAACCGAGACGGCGAGACCCGGCAGAGACCGTGCCGGCGACGAGGGCCGTGGGCGTTCCAGCCCGCGCGAGCTCTCGAGCGAGGGTCGGCCACACCTCGGTCTTGGTGAACACTGCCAGATCGGGTGCCAAGGCACGGACCGCAGGCCGCAACACCCAGGGGAGATCCCATGGAAGGCAGTCGCTGAAATCGGCGCCGACCTCGGAGGCGAAGCCTCGCGCCGACGGCGAGAAATAGGTGAAGACGACCTGGGTTTCCGGTCGAAGTTCGCGCAGTCTCGCGATCACCGCTCGAGCCTGCTGGGCTTCGCCTGCGGAGGGAGCATGCATCCAGACCAGCGGAAGCTCCCGGTCGCCCCGCGCTCGCCCGCGCCCCCAGGCCGCAAGCCTTCGGTGCGCCTCGCTTCGTTCCTTGATCCCTCGGGCGAGCTTGGCGGCGCCTGAACCCGGCGGAGCGGCGCAGATCAGGGAGACGAGCGGCGCGATCAGCCGAAGAATCCAGGTCAGCCCAAGGTAGGCCGTGAACGTTATCCCCATCTCATGACGTAGACCTGGTGCGGGTAGGAATCCGGGAGAACCGGGCATGGAACCGGAGCTCCGGGGGATGCTTCGGGGTAGGTTGCCTAAGGGTCGCCCCGGTCGCGAAGCGGCGTTCGCGGCTACCCGGCCCGGCTTCCGCTCCGGGAGCCGTCGTGTTCACCCATATTCGCACAGGAGATGAAATGGGACTTCTCGTCTTTGGTTTTCTGGTCTTGCTCGCAGGTGCCGCAGTAGTGGTCGCCGGAGCGGCCCTCGTCGGTCCGTCCATGTCGCTCGGTTCTCGCAGGGTGACCGGGTACGGGCTCATGACGCTGGGCGTCGGCTTGATGTGCGCCAACTCGATCACAGTCATATCGGTAGGCGAGGTCGGTGTCAAGCACTTCCTCGGCATGATCGACGAAGATCCGCTAGCCGAGGGCGTACACTTCGTCAATCCGTTCGCCAGCATCGAGAAGATGTCGGTGAGGGAGCAGTCGTTCCCGCCCGACGGAGGGGTCGAGAGATTCGAGGCGCAGACGAGCGAGCAGCTCAACGTCGCCTTGGAGGTGGCGCTGCTATTCACCATCGACGGAGCTGCGGCCCCCCGACTCTACCAGGAAATCGGCACCGAAACCCAGCTCAAGAGCCGGATTCTGCTCAACGCGTTGCGGAACGGCGTCCGGGACGCGGTGGCCACCAAGTCCATCAACGAGATCTTCTCTCCCGATCGTCGCGAGGTCGCGGCCAGCATGCAGCAGGAGATCCAGCTCAAGGCCGGCAACCGCATCGAAATTCTCGATGTCTTCGTGCGGGACGTCCAGGCCCCGCCGAGTGTGCGGGAGGCGATCGAGTCCAAGCTCCAGCGGGAGCAGCAGGTGGCCGCCGAGGAATTCCAGACCCAGATCGTCCAGGAGCAGGCCCAGCAGGAGATCGAGAGGGCCCGAGGCATCGCCGAGTCGCAGAAGATCATCACCGAGGGACTGACTCCCGAGTACCTCACCTATCACTACATCCAGAAGCTGGGCGAACTCCCGGCGGGATCGGTGGTCTACGTTCCGACCGAGGCCGGAATACCGCTCATCCGGAATCTGGGCGGCGGAAACCGGTGACGCCGGGACCGGGGCGACGCGGGCTTTGGGAGTTCGAGGTTCGTCGATCGGCCGGCGGGGAAGCCTGAGATGCGGTTCGCCGTATTCGCCGTGATGCTTCTGGCCGCAGGCGGCTCGGGAGCCTGCTCGCCGGGCTACGTCCTCAGGGCCGGCTTCGAGGAGTGGAAGATCCTGCGCGCCAGCGAGGACATCGAAGACGTTCTGCGCGACCCGGAGGTGGACGAGACCACCAAGAGCAAGCTCGTCCTGGTGCTCGAGGCGCGGCAGTTCGCCATGAGCGAATTTGGCATCGACGTGGGAAGAGCCTACTCGTCCTACGTTGAGCTCGAGCGCGACACCCTCGCGCTGATCGTGTCCGCCGCGCATCGCGACATGCTGGTGCCGAAGACCTGGTGGTTTCCGATAGTCGGCAACGTGCCGTATCGGGGGCATTTCTCGGTCGAGGACGCCGACGAGGAGCGGATGAAGCTCGAGGCGGAGGGCTTCGACGCCATGGTGAGGCCCACGGCCGCCTTCAGCACGCTGGGCTGGTTCGACGATCCCGTGCTCTCGACCTTTCTCCGGTACGACGACGTCGAGATGATCACGACGCTGATCCACGAGCTGGCGCACCTCCATCTCTACGTCGCCGGCGAGGGCGACTTCAACGAGAGCTACGCGACCTTCGTAGGCCGCTCGGGTGCGGTGCGGTTCTTCTGCGGGCGGCGGGCCGGAGGCGAGAACACCCTGAAATGTCAGCGAGCTCGCGTCCGTTGGGAGGACGTCAAGCTCTTCGGGGCCTACATCGACGAGCTGCGCGCCGAGCTCACCCGCTTCTACGCCGACACGACGCTGACCAGCGAAGAAAAGATCGCCGGACGAGAGCCGATCTTCAGAAACGCCCTCAGCCGCTTTGACGCGGAGGTGGCGCCCCAACTCGAGTCGCTCACCTTCACGGGTTTCCGCGACACTGACCTGAACAACGTGACCCTCCTCTCGCGGATCAGGTACTACCACCGGCTGGACGATTTCGATACGCTGCTCCAGGAGTGGGAGGGGGACCTTGCGGCGCTGCTCCGTCACCTGAAAACGGTGGTGGAGGACGTCGACGACCCGTGGACGCTCGTGGAAGGGCCGGCCCGTGATCCCATGCCCTCCCCTTGATCCGATCACCGAGTGATACGAGTTTCACTACTCCGTCCGCTCCCGTACGAGAGTTAGGAGGGGGACCGACAAGCGACAGTGGACGGCCCGCCCGCGAACGGTGCGCCGCCGTTCGGCAACTTTCAACTTAGGAGGAAGAGTGAGTAGAGCAGAGCAACGCCGACAGGCGCGCGGTCAGGGCGGAAGCATGGGGAAGTTCTACGCGATTCTCGGCGGCATCGCTGTGGTCGGGGCCGCCGTGGTCGCGAGTCAGGTCATGGGGGGACCGGGGGAGGCGATCACGACATCGATGGACGTGGCCGCCATCGAGGACGATTCCGTGCTGCTGGCGACGGCGAAGCCGGTCGTCAAGGGTGATCCCGAGAGCTCGATCGCCATCATGCTCTTCGTGGACTACCAGTGCCCGGCCTGCCGTCAATTCGCCGCCATGGTGGAGCCGCAGATCGACCTGCGGCTCGTCGAATCCGGTCGGGCGAGCGTCGAGCAGTACGACTTCCCGATCGAGCAAGCTCATCCCCACGCCTTCCTCGCCGCCCGGGCCGCGAGGTGCGCCGGCGATCAGGATCGCTACCGGGACTACCACGACATCCTCTTCCGCAACCAGGATGTCTGGTTCTATCAGAACGAGGCCGTGGGCGCCTTCACAGACTACGGGGAGGAGCTCGCCCTCGACATGGACGAGTTCGGTGCCTGCCTGCGGAGCGAACGCCACGCCGAGGTGGTTTCCGCCAACCTCCAGTTCGGAACCCGACTCGGGGTCGGCGCGACCCCCACGGTCTTGGTGCTCGACCGCGGCGAGGGCGGAGGCATTCACCGCCTCAACGGCAACACCTACGAAGCCATCGAGGAGGTCGTCGGCGATATCGAAGCCGGCCGCGCGCAAGGAAGCTAGCCGCCGGTGGCTCGAGCGGCGACGATGGAGAACGTCACGGTTCACCGCAACCGGATGGCGATAGCGATTCTCTCGCTCGTAGGTCTTTTTGTGGCGTTCTACCTCTACGCCCACGCGGCGGGGTGGATGGGGGCTCTCCAATGCGGCTTGAGCGATTGCGACACCGTGCAATCGAGCTCCCACGCCCGGCTCGGGCCGGTGCCGGTGCCGCTCATCGGTCTCGTGGGATACGCGTTACTGCTGGGCCTGGCGCTCGTCGGACTCCAGCCCTCCTGCGTCGGTTCGAGCTGGATCGCTCGGCTCCTGCTTCTGGGCGCCGCAGCCGGCTGGGGCTACTCCGCCTACCTCACCTATCTGGAAGCCTGGGTCATCAGAGCGTGGTGCCAGTACTGCGTGGCATCGGCGATCATCATGACCCTGATTCTGGCGGCGAGCCTGCCGGAGGTGCGCCGGAGCTTCGGAGAGGCTCGACGAACACGTCCATAGTACCCCCGCAGACCGCCGGACTCCATGACGCCAGGTCGTCGGTGAGGTCCACGCGCACCATCTCCGCGCGGCCGCTCTCCATGACCCGTCCGGCGGCTTCGATCACCTCGGCCTCTCCGCAGCCGCCGCCCACGGTTCCCGAGAGTACGCCGTTCGCGTCGAGCACCATGCGGGCGCCGCTCTTGCGCGGAGTCGAGCCTCTGGTGGAGACGATGGTGGCGACCGCGCCCCCGGTCGCCGTTTCGCTCAGCCGAACCAGAGCGGCGTCGGTTCCCCTGCGATCGTCGTGAATCAAACGGTTCCGGCCAGGCGGACGCCGCCTCTCACGAGAGAATCGTAGACCCCGGGAGCCTCGAGGTCGGGGAATACCCGGTCCGCTTCGGTGTCGGCGAGCTCCTCGAGGCTGTACTGGCCCGTGGCCACGGCTACGGTCTCCATCCCCGCCAGGCGTCCGCAGATGACGTCGCGCGGCGTGTCGCCCACTATGACCATGTGGCTCGGATGGAGGTGGCCGCCCCAGCGACTCCGCGCCCGCTCCAAGGCGATGGCCGGCAGTTCGTTTCGGTCCATGGAGTCCGAACCGAACGCACCGAACGGGAAAAAGCGCGCCAGCCCTACCGATCCGAGCTTGATCCGCGCACCGTCGATGACGTTTCCGGTGAGAAGAGCCATCTCGACGCCCTCCTCGGCCGCCACGCGATAAAGGAGGTCGGGGATACCGGGCAGCACTTCGGGGAGCCGGTCGGGCAAGGCCTCGGCCAGGAGCTCGACGTAGCGAGCGAGCATCTCGGGAAGCAGCGCGTCCACCCTTTCCCGTTCGACGCCGGCCAAGGCCAGCAGCTCGTGCGCGATCTGCGGGTCGGTCTTGCCGGAGAAGCTGACGAGTTCCGGACGGCCCGGCTCCCCGTAGACCTCCTCCATGGCGGCGCAGAACACGCTCCTTCCGGGGCTTCCCCTCACGAGCGTGCCGTCGATGTCGAAAAGGATTACCCGATTGGTCTCAAATGTCAAGATCGAGGGTCCTGATTGCCTTTGGATCGATGTTTCCGCCGCTGAGCACGGCGACTACCCGGAGGTCTTCGGTCTTGACCGTGCCGGACATGATAGCCGCCACTGTCGCCGCTCCGGAATACTCCACCACCAGCTTCTCGCAGGCCATCAGGTGGGCTGCGGCCTTGAGGATGTCGTCGTCAGAGACGGTGACGATGTCGTCGAGCAGAGTGGAAGCGTGGAGATAGGTAAGCTCGCCGGCTATGACCGGAGCCAGTCCGTCGGCCACGGTGTCGATGCTCTCGAGCTCGACTGGACCGCCCGCCTTGAGAGCCGCCTTCATGGATGCCGCACCCTCGGGCTCGACGCCGATCACGCGGGCCTCGGGGCGTAGAGCCTTGATCGCCGCGGCCACGCCGCCCGCCAGGCCGCCGCCGCCGATGGGGACGAGGACCATGTCGAGTCTCTCCACCGAGTCGGCGATCTCGAGCCCGACGGTGCCCTGTCCGGCGACGATGTCCGGGTGTTCGAACGGTGGCACGATGGTCATCTTCCGTTCGATGGCGATCTCTTCCGCCTTCGCGCGCCGTTCGAGGGAGGTCGTGCCCTCCACCACGATCTCGGCCCCGAGCCGCTCCGCCCCGCGTCTCTTCACGTCCGGCACGGTCTCCGGCATTACGACGGTCACCGGTGCGCCCCGCACCCGCGCGGCCATGGCGACCGCCTGGGCGTGATTGCCGGAGGAGTACGTGACGAGCCCCATCGACACCACCTTCGGCAGGAGGCGGGAGATGAAGTTGTAGGCGCCGCGCAGCTTGAACGATCCGGTGCGTTGCAGGTTTTCGCACTTCAGACCTACGCGGACGCCGGTAAGCTCGTGCAGATGAGACGATTCCACGAGAGGAGTTCTCGCCACCACGCCGGCCAGCCTGCGGGCCGCCGCCTCGACATCGAGCAGCGACACCACCGTAGGCGGAGGTTCGGGAACCGGTACCTGCTTGGCGCGCGGGGTCACGCCTTCTCGTCCGCTTCTCCACCGTCGTCGACCAAAGCGACATCGACAACGGAATCACGTTTACCGAGTGAAACCAGCTTGACCCCCTGAGTCGCGCGTCCGATCAGGGAAATGGCCGAAGCGAGCTGTCGGTTCACAACCCCGTTTTTGGTCATGATCATGAGGTGTTCGCCCTCCCGGACGGCTCGCGCCGCCACGACCCGACCCGTTCTTTCTGAAACCTTGAGGTTGATTACACCGGTTCCTCCCCTCTGTTGCAGCCGGTACTCGTCGATGGAAGTCCGCTTGCCGAGGCCTTTCTCAGAGACGGCGAGCACGGTGGTGTCGTCCCGGAGCACGACCATGTCGACCACCTCGTCGTCCTTTCTGAGGTTCATGCCTTGAACCCCCATGGAGGCCCGCAGCAGGGGACGTACGTCAGACTCCCGGAAACGGATGGCGGCGCCCGCGCTGCTCGCCAGGAGGATCTCGTCGGAGCCCGAGGTCAGCCTGGCCTCGAGGAGCTCGTCGTCCTCGCGAATCCGGATGGCGATGATGCCGCCCTTCTGGACGTGGCGATATGCGGAGAGCTGCGACTTCTTGACTATGCCCTTGCGCGTGCAAAAGAAGACGTACTCGCCGCCGTCGAAATCGCGGACGGGCAGCACCGAGGCGATCCGGGAACCGGGCTCCAGGTCGAGGAGGTTGACGATCGCTGTGCCCTTGGCGTAACGACTGCCCTCGGGAATCTGCCAGACCTTCAGCCAGTGGCACTGCCCGTCGCGCGTGAATACCAGGAGGTAGTCGTGAGTCCGGGCGATGAAGATGTGCTCCACCCAATCGCCGCCCTTGACGTCCATGCCGCGCAGCCCTTTGCCGCCCCGGAGCTGGGCGCGGTAGTTCTCCGGCGAGAGCCGTTTCACGTAGCCCTCGTGCGAGATCGTGATGACCGCCTCCTCGTCCACGATCAAGTCTTCGACGTCGAAGTGCCCGATCGGGCCCGTGATCTCGGTCCGCCTCTCGTCGCCGTACTTGTCGCGGACGATCCGCAGTTCGTCGGCGACCACCTCCATGCGGCGTTCGCGCGACGCGAGGAGCTCGCGAAGCTCGCGGGCCGTTTCTCGGATCTGCGCGAGCTCGGTCTGCAGTTTCTCGATCTCGAGACCGGTCAGACGCGAGAGTCGCATCTCCAGAATGGCTTTCGCCTGCTTCTCGCTCAAATCGAACGCTTCGATGAGCTGGCTCGACGCGGTCCCGGAGTCGGGCGATCCCCTGATGATCCGGATCACCCGGTCGATGTTGTCGACCGCGATCACCAACCCCTCGAGCACGTGCTGGCGAGCCAGAGCCCGGGCCAACTCAAACTCGGAGCGCCTGACCACTACGTCGTGCCTGTGCTCGATGAAATGGCCGAGGATGCGACGCAGCGGCAGGATGCGCGGCTCGCCGTCCACAAGCGCCAGCATGATCGCGCCGAAGGTCCGCTGCATCTGCGTGTGCCGGTAGAGCCGGTTGAGCGCCACGAGCGGTACCGCGGAGCGCTTGAGCTCGATGACGATGCTCATGCCGCGCCGGTCGGACTCGTCGCGGAGGTCGGAGATGTCCGGCAGACGACCGTCGCGCACCCCTTGAGCGATCTCTTCGATCAGTCGCGACTTGTTCACCATGAAGGGGATTTCCATGACGACGATGCGGACCTTGCCCCTGCGGTCCTCCTCGATGGTCGCCCTCCCTCGCTGGGTGATGCGCCCGCGCCCGGTCCGATATGCTTCGCGGATGCCCGAGCGTCCGCAGATGAAGGCGCCCGTCGGGAAGTCCGGGCCGGTGACGATGTCTTCGAGCCGCGCCTGCGGCAGTTCCGGGTCTTCGATCAGCGCGAGTGCGCCGTCGACCACCTCGGCGAGATTGTGGGGAGGCACGTTGGTGGACATCCCGACCGCGATGCCGGACGAACCGTTGACCAGCAGGTTGGGGATGCACGTCGGCAGCACCGTCGGCTCGTTTCGGCTGCCGTCGAAGTTGGGTGCGAACTCGACGGTCTCCTTCTCTATGTCGTTGAGGAGCTCCGGCGCTATTCGGGAAAGCCGGGCCTCGGTGTAGCGATATGCCGCCGCGGCGTCGCCGTCGATGGAACCGAAGTTGCCCTGGCCGTCGATGAGCGGGTAGCGCAGCGAGAAGTCCTGAGCCATGCGCACAAGCGAGTCGTAGACTGCGGAGTCGCCGTGCGGATGATACTTGCCGAGCACGTCGCCGACCACAGTGGCGCATTTCTTGTAAGGGCGGCCGGGCCCCAGACCCAGCTCGCTCATGGCGTAGAGGATACGTCTGTGCACGGGCTTCAGCCCGTCGCGGACATCGGGGAGCGCGCGTTGGACTATCACGCTCATCGAATAGTCGATGAAGGATTCCCTCATCTCCCTTTCAAGCGTCTTTGGCCGAATCCGCCGCGCTTGGCTCTCCTGTCCGGAGAGGTCTTTTTCTTCGCTCATGTAGTAAAGTGGCGGCGGTGGTTCAACTCCACCGAATGTGATCGCGCATACCAATTAAATATAACACCTTCGCCACTGGCTGCGACCGCCCCTTGCCGCTCTCTTCGACCGCCCTCGGTGCGACACGGCTCCGGGCCGGGACCGGGCTACCCTCCGAAGAAGCGCTCGGGGATGCGTTCCAGGTCGGACAGGGGCGTGCCGCTCCCGCCGCGCCGGACCAGCACCAGTTCGCCTGCGACGGCGACCGCTATCTCCTCGGGGGTTTCGGCGCCGATGTCGAGGCCGATGGGTGCGTGGATCCTGGCGAGACGCTCGGCCGGGATCCCGTCGGCGATCAGTTGGACGTAGGTGGCGCGCACCCGCCGCCGGCTGCCGATCATGCCGATGTAGGCCGGAGGAGGGTCCGACTCCAGCGCCTCCGCGAGACACGTGTAGTCGTAGCGGTGACCGCGAGTGACCAGGACTATATGGGAGCGGGAGTGCAGCGGGACGTCGACGAAGGGACGGTCGAAGTCGACGGGAAGGAGGCGGGCGGCCTCCGGGAATCGCTCGCGGGTGGCGAAGCCGGGGCGGTCGTCGAGCACGCTGACCCTGAAGCCTATCTGGGAGCTCATTCGGGCCAGGGGAATGGCGACGTGTCCTGCTCCGACGATCACCAGCTCCGGGTCCGGACGGTGCGTCTCGACGTAGATGTCGAAGCTGCCGGCCTCCGTGGCGAGGGTCACGACCCCTGGGAATCGCTCGCCGTCGGGCCCGCGGTCGTCGGCGACGGCCTTCCTCAGCGCCTTTTCCGCGACATGGTCGAGCTCGGCGTCCCCCAGCGAGCCCGTCACCTCCGTGCCTGCGGCAGCATCGCCCGGAGGTCCGTATCCGGCGATCGCGACCATGCGTCCACCCGGCTCGGTGTCCGAACCCGACCGGACCAGGAGCGCCACTGCGGCCTCAGAGCCGGCCCGTACCGCCGCGGCCAGGGTCCGGGTCGCCTGCGCCGCGGTCAGCATCGGCGGTCCTCGCAGGATCTCGCACGAGCGCCGAGTGCGACAGAGCGCCGTCCTGCCGTGGGAAGTTCGTCCACGGGCCTGCTAGGGATCCCTGCCGAAGGCGGCTCGGTAATCGCCCGGGGTGTCGATGTCCTGGGTGACCCCGGCGCACTCCACGTCGCGGTATGTTCTTCGCTCCTGGTGACGTCTCGTGACGGTGCGAACCCCGTCCTCCAGGGTCGGTGCGAGGAGCTCGCCGAAGAGCGCGGACCCGATGAGCACGGGATGACCGCTCCCGCCCCGGTAGCGGGGCACCGCCAGGGCCGGAGCCCGGTCGTCGTCCGGGTCGAACGTGCGGGCCGCCCGGATCAGGGCCTCGACGGCCTCCGCCGACACCAGCGGGTGGTCCACCGGATGCCACAGCACCGCCGCGACACCGCTCGACGGGGCCGAATCCGGACTCGCGCCCAGAGCCTCGAGCGCGGCCCTCATGGACGAGATCGGTCCGACGGACGGGTCGGGGTTCCGGACACACTCCGCGCCGGCCCGCATCACGGTCGCGACACCGGGCGTTCCGTCGGGGCCGATCACGACCAGAACTCTGTCGCACCCTCCGTCGCGGTGCGCGGAGACGATTCGTTCGAGGAAGCTGCGCCCACCGGCGTCGAGAAGAGCCTTGGGCCTGCCCATGCGCCTGGATGCGCCGGCGCAGGGTATCACACCGGCGATCACGTCCCTGCCGCTTGTGGCCCGCGGACGATCTCCCGCGAGCACCGAGAGCCTCCTACCGGTCCACGGATCGCTAAAGCTTGGCGCGCTCCTCCGCGTTTTCGCGGCCGAGCGTTATCGTGACGGGCTCGGAGCCTTCGATCGTTATCGGGAGGTTCCAATAGAGTTCCGTGTACACGAGCTCGTAGCGTGCGTGCACCCAGTATTCGCCGGGCGCGACCATGAAGGTGCCCCGGGCCACGCCGCTGGCGTCGGTGGTGTCGTACATGCGGTCCGCGCCCGCCTCCGCAAGCTTCAACTCGATGACCTCCGTGATGTTCGCGTAAGCCTCGTCGGCCCAGATGTCGCGCTGCATCTGCACGGCTCTGGACTGCGCCACCGTCGCCACTTGGAGTTCGGTGAAGGCCTCGAAGGCACGATCCTTGTCACGCTCGATGCGGGTCAGCCGGCCTTCGAGCGTGTTGAACTCGGTAAAGAGTTCCTGGTAGCGACGCTCTCCCCGGCTGTACTGCTCCATCTCCCCCGAGATGGTCTGGAGCCGGCTGCGAGTCCCTGACCATTCGAGTTCCAGCGTCCGCCAGACCCCCTGCGCTTCCTGCACGTCGGTGCGAGCCTGCCGGAGTTCCTCGGGGATCTCGGGTTCGGGACGTTCGGCCTCGGCGTAGACGGCGCCCAGGGAGTCGAAGAGATGGTCGCGGTCGTAGGGAAGCAACTGGACTTCGATTCCCTCCAGGGTTTCGTCGTCGACCTGGACGAGAACGACGACCTCCGCCGAGGCGCAGGCGGATGCGGTGACCGCGAGAAGAGCGGCTGCTGCGAGGCGCTTCATGCTGGTGCTGACTCCGTGTTGC
Protein-coding regions in this window:
- a CDS encoding prohibitin family protein translates to MGLLVFGFLVLLAGAAVVVAGAALVGPSMSLGSRRVTGYGLMTLGVGLMCANSITVISVGEVGVKHFLGMIDEDPLAEGVHFVNPFASIEKMSVREQSFPPDGGVERFEAQTSEQLNVALEVALLFTIDGAAAPRLYQEIGTETQLKSRILLNALRNGVRDAVATKSINEIFSPDRREVAASMQQEIQLKAGNRIEILDVFVRDVQAPPSVREAIESKLQREQQVAAEEFQTQIVQEQAQQEIERARGIAESQKIITEGLTPEYLTYHYIQKLGELPAGSVVYVPTEAGIPLIRNLGGGNR
- a CDS encoding HAD family hydrolase, translating into MTFETNRVILFDIDGTLVRGSPGRSVFCAAMEEVYGEPGRPELVSFSGKTDPQIAHELLALAGVERERVDALLPEMLARYVELLAEALPDRLPEVLPGIPDLLYRVAAEEGVEMALLTGNVIDGARIKLGSVGLARFFPFGAFGSDSMDRNELPAIALERARSRWGGHLHPSHMVIVGDTPRDVICGRLAGMETVAVATGQYSLEELADTEADRVFPDLEAPGVYDSLVRGGVRLAGTV
- a CDS encoding vitamin K epoxide reductase family protein, which produces MARAATMENVTVHRNRMAIAILSLVGLFVAFYLYAHAAGWMGALQCGLSDCDTVQSSSHARLGPVPVPLIGLVGYALLLGLALVGLQPSCVGSSWIARLLLLGAAAGWGYSAYLTYLEAWVIRAWCQYCVASAIIMTLILAASLPEVRRSFGEARRTRP
- a CDS encoding XdhC family protein, giving the protein MLTAAQATRTLAAAVRAGSEAAVALLVRSGSDTEPGGRMVAIAGYGPPGDAAAGTEVTGSLGDAELDHVAEKALRKAVADDRGPDGERFPGVVTLATEAGSFDIYVETHRPDPELVIVGAGHVAIPLARMSSQIGFRVSVLDDRPGFATRERFPEAARLLPVDFDRPFVDVPLHSRSHIVLVTRGHRYDYTCLAEALESDPPPAYIGMIGSRRRVRATYVQLIADGIPAERLARIHAPIGLDIGAETPEEIAVAVAGELVLVRRGGSGTPLSDLERIPERFFGG
- the gyrA gene encoding DNA gyrase subunit A, with the protein product MSEEKDLSGQESQARRIRPKTLEREMRESFIDYSMSVIVQRALPDVRDGLKPVHRRILYAMSELGLGPGRPYKKCATVVGDVLGKYHPHGDSAVYDSLVRMAQDFSLRYPLIDGQGNFGSIDGDAAAAYRYTEARLSRIAPELLNDIEKETVEFAPNFDGSRNEPTVLPTCIPNLLVNGSSGIAVGMSTNVPPHNLAEVVDGALALIEDPELPQARLEDIVTGPDFPTGAFICGRSGIREAYRTGRGRITQRGRATIEEDRRGKVRIVVMEIPFMVNKSRLIEEIAQGVRDGRLPDISDLRDESDRRGMSIVIELKRSAVPLVALNRLYRHTQMQRTFGAIMLALVDGEPRILPLRRILGHFIEHRHDVVVRRSEFELARALARQHVLEGLVIAVDNIDRVIRIIRGSPDSGTASSQLIEAFDLSEKQAKAILEMRLSRLTGLEIEKLQTELAQIRETARELRELLASRERRMEVVADELRIVRDKYGDERRTEITGPIGHFDVEDLIVDEEAVITISHEGYVKRLSPENYRAQLRGGKGLRGMDVKGGDWVEHIFIARTHDYLLVFTRDGQCHWLKVWQIPEGSRYAKGTAIVNLLDLEPGSRIASVLPVRDFDGGEYVFFCTRKGIVKKSQLSAYRHVQKGGIIAIRIREDDELLEARLTSGSDEILLASSAGAAIRFRESDVRPLLRASMGVQGMNLRKDDEVVDMVVLRDDTTVLAVSEKGLGKRTSIDEYRLQQRGGTGVINLKVSERTGRVVAARAVREGEHLMIMTKNGVVNRQLASAISLIGRATQGVKLVSLGKRDSVVDVALVDDGGEADEKA
- a CDS encoding XdhC family protein — its product is MVRLSETATGGAVATIVSTRGSTPRKSGARMVLDANGVLSGTVGGGCGEAEVIEAAGRVMESGRAEMVRVDLTDDLASWSPAVCGGTMDVFVEPLRSSGAPPAGSPPESGS
- a CDS encoding nucleotidyltransferase family protein, giving the protein MLAGDRPRATSGRDVIAGVIPCAGASRRMGRPKALLDAGGRSFLERIVSAHRDGGCDRVLVVIGPDGTPGVATVMRAGAECVRNPDPSVGPISSMRAALEALGASPDSAPSSGVAAVLWHPVDHPLVSAEAVEALIRAARTFDPDDDRAPALAVPRYRGGSGHPVLIGSALFGELLAPTLEDGVRTVTRRHQERRTYRDVECAGVTQDIDTPGDYRAAFGRDP
- a CDS encoding threonine/serine dehydratase, coding for MVSLLDVEAAARRLAGVVARTPLVESSHLHELTGVRVGLKCENLQRTGSFKLRGAYNFISRLLPKVVSMGLVTYSSGNHAQAVAMAARVRGAPVTVVMPETVPDVKRRGAERLGAEIVVEGTTSLERRAKAEEIAIERKMTIVPPFEHPDIVAGQGTVGLEIADSVERLDMVLVPIGGGGLAGGVAAAIKALRPEARVIGVEPEGAASMKAALKAGGPVELESIDTVADGLAPVIAGELTYLHASTLLDDIVTVSDDDILKAAAHLMACEKLVVEYSGAATVAAIMSGTVKTEDLRVVAVLSGGNIDPKAIRTLDLDI
- a CDS encoding aminopeptidase; the protein is MRFAVFAVMLLAAGGSGACSPGYVLRAGFEEWKILRASEDIEDVLRDPEVDETTKSKLVLVLEARQFAMSEFGIDVGRAYSSYVELERDTLALIVSAAHRDMLVPKTWWFPIVGNVPYRGHFSVEDADEERMKLEAEGFDAMVRPTAAFSTLGWFDDPVLSTFLRYDDVEMITTLIHELAHLHLYVAGEGDFNESYATFVGRSGAVRFFCGRRAGGENTLKCQRARVRWEDVKLFGAYIDELRAELTRFYADTTLTSEEKIAGREPIFRNALSRFDAEVAPQLESLTFTGFRDTDLNNVTLLSRIRYYHRLDDFDTLLQEWEGDLAALLRHLKTVVEDVDDPWTLVEGPARDPMPSP
- a CDS encoding thioredoxin domain-containing protein; its protein translation is MSRAEQRRQARGQGGSMGKFYAILGGIAVVGAAVVASQVMGGPGEAITTSMDVAAIEDDSVLLATAKPVVKGDPESSIAIMLFVDYQCPACRQFAAMVEPQIDLRLVESGRASVEQYDFPIEQAHPHAFLAARAARCAGDQDRYRDYHDILFRNQDVWFYQNEAVGAFTDYGEELALDMDEFGACLRSERHAEVVSANLQFGTRLGVGATPTVLVLDRGEGGGIHRLNGNTYEAIEEVVGDIEAGRAQGS